The sequence ATACCTGTTTTAAAGTTCTTTTCTCAATATTAAGTTTCCTCGAGAATTTCCTCCTTCCACATTGAACTTCAAAGGCATCTTCACACCCTTAAAAACTAGCGGGGAGATTATATGAagcctatgtttctttgtaaagaAAATTAGTTCAGTTTTTGCTGGGTATATACCGAGGTTCCTACTCTCCGTCCAGCTTGGTTTTGTTAGGGCACAGAACATCTATGAGGGCATTAGGATGTTTGTTTTTAACAGCAATTGGCATCTCCGTAAGCAGTGACGTGGTAACTCCCACTCTCCAGGGTCAGAGTAGAGAGTTTACCGCCAAAATCCAAAGCAGAGGGGGAGAGGACTACACTTTGGGGTGTGCCTCTGCAGACCTGTTGACTTAGTGTAGTTCTATTAATTAAGCAGTTGCTTTCCTATGATGTGTATGGCATTTATCAGAGCAACAGCGTTTGGTTGAAGTCCTAAATCTTCTAAAGGCGTTTGGGGCGGTTGAGTTTAGAAAAACTTGATCGGATCTGTTCGAAAGTTGCTACTCGGAAGATTTTGGGTTCGCTGATTATCCAAAAATCGCTAAGCGGTTACTACGCCACTCAGGAAGAAGcagaatattataataaatttggcTTTTTGATGAATTTATGGCTGTGCAAACTGTGCACTACTCAATTATTATTTCGAAAATTGTGTCTTATGTCATGCGCTGCTTTTTAAACTCTTCTGCTTATCAAAGTTTTCTCCTTCACACCTACATGGAATATCTTGCATAATTATTTACGTAAAGCTGAGATTTTGTTGTTCTTAGAATAAGTTTCAAGTCGTTCTCAAGTCACGTTCTTTACCTCTAGTTTTTGGCATTAAAACTTTGATTGCCCGCTCGccagtatatacatacaaatactcgTAACGCACATGCAACTCACTACACGAGTACCTACCCGCATTTGTATCATTCACTCACCTGATGTCTGAACTTCACTTGCTCATCAACCAATGCACGCACCAACATTAAGGTGTGCTCCTGATGCACCAGTCGGTCCGCTGTGCCATGTATCAACATCAAATTGCGATTCTTAATATTGCCTGCTTTCATCGTCAAATCGGCCTCCTGCAGAGCGCGCAAGTAGTCACCCTTTAGCGGAATGTAACGTTCAGTGAAAAATGAGTCTGCAACGATTTCAAGAGTTGAAGTACGCATAAGTAGCGGAGTGTTTAAGAGGGGAAGAAGGCAGAGTGTGATGTAAAGTAACTGTAAATTGCATACTTACAATGATAGCCAAAGGAGACGATTGGGTTGACGGCAACAGCGCATTGCAGCACCTGATGCGAATCATCGATGAGTGTCATGGTGGCGGCGTAGCCACCGTAGCCCCAGCCGTAGGCGCAAATACGTGCCGGATCGATGAATTTCAAATTATCGCGCAGGTAACTAAAGGGGGGCGAGAAGAGCAAAGAGAAATTTGTAGCAGCAGTGGTGGAAAAGCAAAGAATTGATTTAAAGAGTCTATGCTATTTTGGGTTTTATGCACTAATGCTTTGAGTATTAGAGTAAGCTTACGTTAATACGCCAAGTTGATCCTCCACTTCGACGGTGCCCAGCTTGCCGTGCACTTGTGTGCGCAGCAGCTCACCTTGAAACCCGCTGCCACGGCCATCAATTTGCGCGACAATCATGGAGTGTTGACTACTCAAATACCAGTTCCAGTCGACTTGATACCTTTCGGTGACTAGCTGTGAACCGGGCGCGGCGTTGCTGCAATTAGTAAGcagaaagaaaaagttgttaatttttatagattttcaacTCTCTTTCACAGTCACTAAATCGTAGTGAagtctttatttgcattcttCAACTCACATGTGCAGGATGAGTGGAAATGCGACCTCTTCGTCCTCGCGCATACCTGGCGGCAGGTAGAGTCGCACTTGCGCATGAAAGCCGTGGCGTATTTCAACGCTGAATGTACGTATTTGTGGTAAAGCTAGCTGCATTAGGCGATGCCTTAAACTGGAGCCCGCATTTAGCACATAGGTCTTCATGTTGCTTTGTGTCTCTACCAAGTAAACACTAGGCGATTCGGGACCTAAACACTCCTGCACGTAGTAGGAGTAATCTTTgctgaaataaattttgttgtaaagacAATTCTTCGGTATATCATAGTAACATTCCGTCTCATCATCACTACGATTCCCACCATCCTCTACGCGTATGCCTTGTGCTGTCAACTGAAATGTCGATATGGTATTGTCGCATGTCAGACAAGTTGGCTGCGTCGATGTGATGTACGTGCGATTGGACTGCGTCACATTCACTTTCAGACTGATCTTATATAGATGCCGTTCACCGGGGCGTTTTTCCGGTGCTGCCATAAAGTATACAATCGAATGCGTCTCATCCCAGCCCAGCAATTCGGTGACTTCGAAACGTCCCATTGTGAGCGGCACGAAACGACGATCTAACGATGAGATGAAGACGACGTGACGGAAGTGGCCATGTTCGCCATCGCGCACTGGAAGACGTTTGAGTAGATAGCCACCATTTGATATTTCATAGGTGGTTTGTCCGTTGCTCACATTGTGGAAGCTATTGTTGCCATATTGTCCATTCGCAAGTATTTGCTGCTGGGTTCGCTTGAGATGTGCACTATTGTGCACTGAAAAGATGGGACGCTCGGCTGGCAGCACCCAGCCGTCGTTTACTGTCACTTCCGTGTGTACCGGCTGACAATGGAAATCGGGCGCACGACAAACAACGGTTGTGGCCTTGGTTTGACCACGATTTGTGAGCGTGAACGAGAGGTCGATGGGCGTGGCCCAGGTGAGTGCGCCAATGTAGCTGCCGTTCGCTAAATCAGCTGGAAGTTTGATTTGTGTGGGGAAGATGTATTTGAGAACGGAGAGGTTTACCACATTAACGCTGACATTTGGATTGATTTCGCCCGCCTTGGGGTAACGTTGTGTCAAAACGGCAGGATACTTAATGTCGTCACCCATCCAGGTATATCTAAGAGTGAGGGAGGAGGGAACAAGAAAATTTAATCGCGACAATCAAAACTGAAGatttaatttaagaatttttgataTGATTTTCTTCGAGAGGACTACTATTGCAGGTCAAAGCTCCCACAGAGCTGCAGCGATGTAGTTGATAAATGCCatggactaaaaaatataattagttGATCCACAAGTTGTCCTAAGTCTCGCATTGTCATATGTCATAAAGTTTTTAActgttaaataaatatctatAGCCAACAATCTCGAGCCaacaaccaaatatttttttttaatttgtaaaatgaCTTGTGCGGTACCccctaaatatatttgtatctaTATAAAGTCCATGCTGTACAACAATACGACACCTACGAACACTTTGTGAATACcttaaatgatataaaaaaccATTTCGAGAAATTTTATTGCGTTTCCATAGACGTATACTTCATAGATTCTtgttggccgccgtagcccaaTGCGTTTGTCTGTTACCACTATGATAGTGCCCGTGATCGAAACCCGCTGTAGGCACGACACACCAAATGGTAGGAAAGGTTTCCCTAATAGCGGTCATCCCTCCGAAAGGAATGACGAGCCTCAAACTatatatttctaccatgaaacaGGTTATcgtaaaaaactatctgccgttcgaaggcggTGTAAAAGCAACAAGGGACCAAAAGTTGGAACAGCGCATTGCGTCACTTAACTAATGGCTGCGAAGATGGGATCTTGCTCATAATGCCGCTAGGCACACGAACTCATCCATAACCTTAGAAAAGTGGATTACTTCCTCTCTTAGCTGATGAGAGAGGATGTTTCATGGGTGTTTATCCTATTCGATAGATATGTAAGAAGATATATGAGGtgtgcacttcgacctcatggtcttttgtgcactctactcatcacagtacctcaccCAAGCCAAGTtctcttattaaactcaggatagagctgggttgggttGAGCATATGCGCCTTTCCTCTGGCTGCAATTGGCCACTATGtttcaaccttctccgcgctatagcacTGCATTCCAAAAGCAGATGCATTGTAGTCtgagattggtcgcagaaacgacaagagtccgCAGACCAAATCCcaatcatgtgcagatgactttGCAGTCTGCAGTGGCTTGTGAGGATGCCCGTGAACATTCTCAGGTTATCCTTGaggagggttatgagttttttaaacctcttttggttatACCCATCCAGTAGGGATTTTGCCTGGCATAGCTCTATAGTTTGGTTCCAGCAAAACACCCATGGCCCTAACTCTTCACTCCTGAGCTTCTCCTTGATAGTGTGTTGTCGCACGGCAAGAAAGGGCTCGGGTCCTATTAAAGAGGAGGCTGCAATCTCTCTCGCCAAAGCGTCCGCTACTTCGTCTGAAGTTACACCCCTCTGTCCTGAGACCCAAATTAGCCGGACGCAATTGTGCATTCCTAGTAGATTAAGTTTGCTGTATTTTCTGCAAAAGTTTTGTCTCTCCGCTTCCCTACACTGTCCTACCTGCCCAGAGGAGTTTGCAGGTACGCGACACGTATTCTTCTACAGTCCAAGGCTCGCAAGAGAACTCGAAGAGTTAGCGCCACGATCATTGGAAAACAGCCAAGTGAGACAAATTTAACTGGCAGTATGATCCATTCAAAACATTGCTGGGGTGCTACACGTAAGCTTCTCAAGCAGAACGAAAAAAGAGGAACAGGAGAGCTCTTTCAGCAGCGGCAGCTAGAGCGAAATAAGATTAACGCCCTGAGCCGAACTTCTGACAAGTGCCAAATTTAACATGAAACAGTGTTCCAGAGCAGGTCGACTCAGACGTACCGACGACAATAACAGACGCTGCAGCTAACGATTCACGACCATATCATGCGCAGACAAGACGGCAATGCACGTGACATTATCGCACCCTTTCGAAACTAAAGTAATGGAGACTATCAGCGACATATAACTTCCATACGCCCTTTATAGCTCCACCCTCGATGCAGTTGTTGAAGTCAGCCGAAGAGGGGAGGTCTGTTTTGGTGGGAGTTGGCCTCACATATCCTTGGCGTGATGACATCAATCGAACtgtttctcaaatttttatccTCTCCTTCCAAAGAAACAAATCGTAAGGTGTCGGGGTTGTTTAAAGAGTCCCTT comes from Anastrepha ludens isolate Willacy chromosome 3, idAnaLude1.1, whole genome shotgun sequence and encodes:
- the LOC128857470 gene encoding inactive dipeptidyl peptidase 10, with translation MIKLCVLTNRSERLRFYGDKDTLFYGRICTGFNCELVAISPERRNWRGIFIALLVIAAVFSLIIFSIFLLSPEDEGLRIRGRHMVLTDILGKSLQWKPFNGTWSSDVELIFRDPTGGLSILNLDNYTTRVLMTNSTFRQLNAESFLVSPDQKYVLLQSDSNAEGSRHHVYEVQTANTFPLGPTENIAEPPRLQYVTWAPNFQPTPATTTTTTTTTTTTTTTTTPSASATTTAARSAGTAANVTAGNASGGSILLNSLAGAATGGGASMSGVGKPPPSSFQFSNGGAVKAFGQNQAIAFVYENDIYYKPKVQGELVCRITTTGRAGVVYNGIPDWTYENVPELNGRSSGLTFSPDGLFLAFLTFNDSEVNEYKYTWMGDDIKYPAVLTQRYPKAGEINPNVSVNVVNLSVLKYIFPTQIKLPADLANGSYIGALTWATPIDLSFTLTNRGQTKATTVVCRAPDFHCQPVHTEVTVNDGWVLPAERPIFSVHNSAHLKRTQQQILANGQYGNNSFHNVSNGQTTYEISNGGYLLKRLPVRDGEHGHFRHVVFISSLDRRFVPLTMGRFEVTELLGWDETHSIVYFMAAPEKRPGERHLYKISLKVNVTQSNRTYITSTQPTCLTCDNTISTFQLTAQGIRVEDGGNRSDDETECYYDIPKNCLYNKIYFSKDYSYYVQECLGPESPSVYLVETQSNMKTYVLNAGSSLRHRLMQLALPQIRTFSVEIRHGFHAQVRLYLPPGMREDEEVAFPLILHINAAPGSQLVTERYQVDWNWYLSSQHSMIVAQIDGRGSGFQGELLRTQVHGKLGTVEVEDQLGVLTYLRDNLKFIDPARICAYGWGYGGYAATMTLIDDSHQVLQCAVAVNPIVSFGYHYSFFTERYIPLKGDYLRALQEADLTMKAGNIKNRNLMLIHGTADRLVHQEHTLMLVRALVDEQVKFRHQVYPDEDHAMTKSLSHVYKTMEWYFEECFGPNDDSEWDPTRLFVFKQ